A stretch of the Mycobacterium shigaense genome encodes the following:
- a CDS encoding MBL fold metallo-hydrolase: MHFAWELLGPGVHRCRLSFCDVTVGVVSGVAGALLVDSGTTLTEAAAIDADVRELAGHPVTHIVLTHKHFDHVLGSAWFTGAEVYCAPDVADHLSSNTGQLRDHALSYGADAAEIDRAIAALRPPQHAVYEAVIDLGDRSVTVAHPGRGHTASDLVVSAPRPDGDEGSVVVFTGDLVEESADPYVDADSDLAAWPATLDRLLALDGPDTIYVPGHGKVVDAEFIRRQRDWLHRRVGSAPG, translated from the coding sequence GTGCACTTCGCGTGGGAGTTGCTGGGCCCTGGCGTGCATCGCTGTCGGCTGTCGTTCTGCGATGTCACCGTGGGTGTGGTGTCGGGCGTTGCCGGAGCGCTGCTGGTCGATAGCGGCACCACGCTGACTGAGGCGGCCGCGATCGATGCCGATGTGCGTGAGCTCGCCGGACACCCGGTCACTCATATTGTGTTGACACACAAGCACTTCGACCACGTTCTTGGTTCGGCGTGGTTCACCGGCGCCGAGGTTTACTGCGCGCCCGACGTTGCGGATCACCTGTCATCGAATACCGGGCAGCTCCGCGACCACGCCCTCAGCTACGGGGCCGACGCCGCGGAGATCGACCGCGCGATCGCGGCGCTGCGCCCCCCGCAGCATGCCGTCTACGAGGCGGTGATCGACCTCGGGGACCGCAGCGTGACAGTCGCGCACCCAGGCCGGGGCCACACCGCGTCCGACTTGGTGGTGAGTGCACCCAGGCCCGACGGGGACGAGGGCTCCGTGGTGGTTTTCACCGGCGATCTCGTTGAGGAGTCCGCCGACCCGTATGTCGATGCCGATTCCGATCTGGCGGCCTGGCCGGCGACCCTGGACCGGTTGCTCGCGCTCGACGGGCCTGACACCATCTATGTCCCGGGACACGGCAAGGTCGTCGACGCGGAGTTCATCCGACGCCAGCGGGACTGGTTGCACCGACGGGTGGGCTCGGCGCCCGGCTAG